GCAGGGCGAAATAGTGCACACGGCTATCATATTGAAACTGAAATCATCGGGACGAAAGGAAGTCTTCGGATAGGAACGATTCCAGAACGTAATCAAGTTGTCGTAATGAATGAGACTGGGGTAGTTCAGGAGTGTTATGACGGGTTTTTAGAACGATTTGAACAAGCTTATTTGAGTGAAGTAGAAGAGTTTATTAATTGTATTTTGGAAGACCGAAAACCTTCTGTTAATGTGAATGATGGTGTTGAGTCGACACTTTTAGGGTATGCTTGTAAGGCATCCTTTGAAACTGGTAATTTGGTAAATGTTCAAGATCTTTCAATTCAACTTAACGAAAAAGCGGAAGATACTCCGTTACTTCTAACTTAAAATAAAAAAAATTAAACTATATACCTTCTATTGGATGCATCTATAAATAGAAACGAGGCCATTTACATGAGACCAACAATTTATGATGTAGCTAAGGAATCAAAAGTATCAATTGCAACTGTATCAAAAGTAATTAACAACTCCGGAAATATGCGCGACTCAACCCGACAGCGAGTAAAAGATGCGATGAAACGGTTAAATTATCGACCAAGTATGATGGCATCCGCTTTAACCGGGAAAGGTACTGAAACGCTCGGATTGTTAGTTCCGGATATATCGAATCCATTTTTTTCTGAACTGGCCAGAACAATTGAAGACCGCGCTCATGAAAATGGTATGAGTGTCATCATTTGTAGCACAGACTACAATCCGGAAAAAGAAGCAAAATACCTTGATTTATTGCAAAGGAAACAAGTAGATGGATTTATTGTTGCATCCACCTTTCAAGATAAAAGTCTGCTAAATGAATTAAAATCAAATGGCGTCCCACTTGTCATGTTAACCCATGATAATGTAGGTCTAAATGCGCCGTCTGTTTCAGTAGATGATTTTAAGGGTGGATATGAAGCGACTTCCTATCTGATATCGGCTGGACATGAAAATATTGTCATTATTGCTGAGCATGCGAATAGTAGCAGTATGCGAATTTACGGTTATCGGGAAGCCCATGTGGCTCACGGCTTAACCTGTTCGGAAGAAAATATTTATAAAACAACAGCTTTAGTTGAAAATGGTAGAAAGACATTTTTAGAAATTGTAAATAAAGGTCAAACACCTACAGCTATATTTGCATGTAATGATTTGATAGCAATTGGTGTCATTCAAGGTGCAAAAGAAATAGGGATTAATGTGCCGATGCAATTATCCGTCATCGGGTTTGATGATACGATTCTCGCAACAACGACTGTGCCCGCTTTAACTACGGTTGCCCAGCCTATATCTGATATGGGAAGAAAAGTAGTTGATATTATTATAGCTGAAATTAAAGGGGAAGACTTGACAACAGAAAGTGTTTTGTTTCCTCCAGAATTAATCGTACGTGGGACGACTAAGTAAGTAGCGGTTAATAGAAGAAGAAAATCTTGCTCCCTGATAAAGTGTATATTTTACAGGGAGAATAAGCTTTAAAAATCACTTTTGAGTGAGAGAATTATTTGACACTTAAAGGATATACTTTTATACTTAAATTAGTTAAGCGCTTACCTTGGAAGCTTGAGAGCGTTTTCAATTAAGAACATTAAGAAATGCATGTTTTATTAAATGTTTTATCATTGCGAAGGAGGAACTAACTTTGAATCCACTTAAATTTGCATCGGATCGGTCACTAGATCTGATTGCGGTAGGTAGGCTTTGCATAGATTTGAATGCAAATGAGACAAATCGTCCAATGGAAGAGACTAGTACATTTACAAAGTATGTTGGCGGATCACCCGCTAATATTGCTATTGGTACTGCCCGACTTGGTCAAAAAGCTGGTTTTATTGGTAAAGTAGCGGATGATCAAATGGGCCGTTTTATTACAGGGTATTTGGAAGAGAACAATATTGATACAAATGGAATTACGATTGATAATACAGGTGCGGTTACGGGACTAACATTTACGGAAATTAAAAGTCCAGAAGATTGCAGTATCCTAATGTACCGTGATAATGTCGCAGATTTAAAACTACATCCGTCGGAAGTTAACGAGGAATATATTAAACAATCGAAAGCGCTTCTAATTTCGGGAACGGCTCTTGCGCAAAGTCCATCTAGGGAAGCAGTTTTTTTAGCACTTGAATATGCAGTGAAACACGATGTTACTGTATTTTTCGATCTTGATTATAGACCATACACATGGGTAGATGAAGCGGAAACTGCTGTGTATTATAATCTAGCTGCTGAAAAGTGCGACGTACTAATCGGTACTCGTGAAGAATTCGACATGATGGAAAAGCTATTAAATATAGAAGAATCGGATGATCATTATACAGCATCGCGGTGGTTTTCATATAAAGCAGAAATTGTCGTTATTAAACACGGTGGTGATGGTTCTATTGCATATACGAAAAATGGGGATTCCCATCGTAGTGGAATTTTCCGAACAAACGTCTTGAAAACATTTGGTGCAGGTGATTCATACGCATCCTCATTTATTTTTGGTTTGATGAATGGAAAAGAAGTTTCGGAGGCGATGAAGATGGGAAGTGCATCAGCTTCCATTGTTATTTCACGTCATAGTTGTTCCGACGCAATGCCAACAAAAGAAGAGTTAACACATCATATAGCAACTGGAGTTTATGAACCGGTCCAATAAAAAGGGAGAGAATGATAAAATGACAACAACAACAAAAATAGAACGTTTGAAAAACTATATTGGTGGAGAATGGGTTGATTCACTTACAGATAAAAGTGAAATTGTTGTAAATCCAGCAACAGGAGAGGAATTAGCTGAAGTACCTCTTTCAACAAAAGAAGATCTTGAACGTGCAGTCGAAGCCGCAGATGAAGCATTTAAAACTTGGTCAAAAACCGCAGTACCGCGTCGTGCTCGTATTTTATTTAAATATCAACAGCTGCTCGTCGAAAACTGGGATGAGTTAGCAAAACTAATCACTATTGAAAATGGTAAAAGTTTTGCAGAAGCACACGGCGAAGTACTGCGCGGTATCGAATGTGTTGAATTTGCAGCAGGTGTGCCAACGCTTATGATGGGTGAACAATTGCCTGATATTGCAACAGGAATCGAATCAGGAATGTATCGATACCCAGTTGGGATAGTCGGTGGAATTACACCATTTAACTTCCCGATGATGGTGCCTGCTTGGATGTTCCCACTTGCGATTGCATGCGGAAATACATTTATCCTAAAACCATCGGAACGTACACCACTTCTTGCGAATCGTCTGATTGAATTATTTACAGAAGCTGGTCTACCAAAAGGCGTTTTGAATCTTGTGCATGGTGCACATGATGTTGTTAATGGAATTCTTGAACATAAAAAAATCAAAGCAGTTTCATTTGTTGGGTCACAACCTGTTGCTGAATATGTGTATAAAACTGGAGCAGCAAATTTAAAGCGTGTTCAAGCACTTGCTGGAGCTAAAAACCACTCTATCGTATTAGCAGATGCCAACTTAGATGCTACAACGACACAAATTATAAGTGCTGCTTTTGGATCAGCTGGCGAACGGTGTATGGCAGCGGCGGTTGTTGCAGTAGAAGAGTCTATTGCAGATGAACTCGTTGAAAGACTCAAACAGGCGGCAGATGCACTTATTATAGGTAACGGGCTTGATGAAGGCGTATTCCTAGGACCCGTAATCCGTGATTCTCATAAAGACCGAACGCTTGGTTATATTGATAAAGGGGTAGAAGAGGGAGCGACTATGGTACGTGACGGTCGCAAAGATAAAGAAGTTGAAGGAAAAGGTTATTTTGTAGGACCTACAATCTTTGACAATGTGACACGAGAAATGAAAATTTGGCAAGATGAAGTTTTCGCTCCAGTCCTTTCTATTGTACGAGTTAAAGATTTAGCAGAAGGAATAGAGGTTGCAAATGCTTCACCATTTGCAAATGGTGCTTGCTTATATACTGATAGTGCAGCAGATATTCGTCAATTCCGGGAAACGATTGATGCAGGAATGCTCGGTATCAACCTTGGAGTTCCAGCACCTATGGCATTTTTCCCATTCTCGGGCTATAAAGACTCGTTTTATGGTGATCTTCATGCAAATGGTAAAGATGGCGTTGAGTTTTATACAAGAAAGAAAATGGTTACAGCGCGATACATGAAATAAAATAGTTGTAAAAAGGAAGAGGAGATGGTGTGCGTAACCTCTCCGACTTCCTTCTTTTCATATATAAAGAATATAAGAGAGAAGGGATAGAACATGAATACGATTCGATTAACGACAGCACAAGCACTTGTTAAATTTATAAATGCACAATATGTTGAATTTGATGGTAAACAGGAAAGATTTGTAAAAGGCATTTTCACGATTTTTGGTCATGGGAACGTTGTCGGTTTAGGAGAGGCGCTTTCGGAATCTCCAGGTGAACTCGAAGTTTATCAAGGTCGAAATGAACAAGGTATGGCAAATGCGGCCATGGCTTTTGCGAAACAAAAACATCGTAAACAAATCATTGCATGCACATCGTCTGTTGGTCCTGGAGCCGCAAATATGGTGACGTCAGCGGCGACCGCCACAGCAAATAATATTCCACTATTATTGTTACCTGGTGATGTCTTCGCAACTCGTCAACCAGATCCAGTTCTTCAACAGATTGAACAAACACATGATTTGTCTATCTCAACAAATGATGCATTCCGCCCGGTAAGCAAGTATTGGGACCGTGTCAGTCGCCCGGAGCAGCTAATGTCAGCGATGCTCAATGCAATGCGTGTCTTAACGAACGCGGCAGATACGGGTGCTGTCACAATTTCACTCCCTCAAGACGTACAAGCTGAAGCATGGGATTATCCAACCTCATTTTTTGAAAAGCGGATTCATCGAATTGAACGACGTCTTCCGTCGGTTGAAAGTGTAAAAGAAGCAGCCGAACTTATCCAATCAAAGAAAAAACCATTGCTTATATTAGGTGGCGGTGTACGCTATTCAGAAGCGGCAGATGAATTCGTAAAATTTGCGGAAACGCATCATATTCCTTTTGCAGAAACACAGGCGGGTAAAAGTGGAGTTGAAAGTTCCCATCTACTGAATCTTGGCGGCATTGGTGTAACAGGAAACTCTTCCGCAAATAAGATTGCAAACGAAGCTGACCTAATTATTGGTGTGGGTACGAGGTTTACTGATTTTACAACAGCTTCCAAACAATTATTTGGTAATGCTGATATTCTAACGATAAACATCTCTGAATTTCATGCAAATAAATTGGATGCGACTCAAGTTGTTGCTGATGCACAGGAAGGTCTAAAAGCGATTGGTCTAGCAATTGAAGATTACAAAACTAGCTACGACAATGAGATTGAAGAAGCCCAAAAAGGGTGGCAAGAAGAACTTGAACGCCTTTACGGGATAACTTATGGTGATGGATTCATCCCGGAAATTGCTGGACATTTGGATGATAAGCTTGATGAGTATCGAGAAGCACTTGGTTCTGATCTTGCACAGACACGTGTTCTTGGTGTGATAAATGAATTAGTAGACGAAGATGCGATAATCGTCGGTGCGGCTGGAAGCTTACCTGGTGATTTACAACGTATGTGGAAGTCTGGAAAACGCAATACATATCATATGGAATATGGTTATTCCTGTATGGGATATGAAATCGCGGGTTCTTTTGGTGTGAAACTTGCAGAACCTACTAAAGAGGTATATGCAATGGTAGGGGATGGAAGTTATTTGATGCTCCATACAGAACTTGTAACGAGTATTCAAGAAAATAAAAAGATTTATATTCTGCTATTCGATAACTCTGGTTTTGGGTGCATCAATAATTTACAAATGGGTAATGGGTTACCAAGTTTCGGTACAGAATTTCGTAAACGAAATGAAGAAACTGGCCAAATGGATGGATCGATTATGACGATTGACTTTGCAAAAGTAGCAGAAGGCTACGGTGCAAAAACATATACCGTACACACAAAGGAAGAACTCGAAGCTGCATTACTTGATTCAAAAAAACAAAAAGTAACAACATTGATTGACATTAAAGTACTGCCTAAAACAATGACTGATGGCTACGACGCTTGGTGGCATGTAGGAGTTCCAGAAGTTTCAGAAAAAAAGAGTGTACAAAACGCATATGAAAGTAAGGAAGATAATCTAGGAAAAGCCCGTAAATATTAACTGTTTGATACCTTGAAATAATGATTGTAAACAAAGATACTCCTGCGGGCAAGGAAGGCAAAGATAGAGAGAGAATCGCTCACTTTTGCCTAGTGAGCCCTTACAGGAGAAGCTGCCTCGTAGAACGGATTTGGCGACGAGAAACGGAAATCAACAACGCTCTATTTAAGGGGCTGAGTCAAATGATTTTCTTATTTAATGAGAATCTTTACTTAACATATCCAAGAAGGAGAAATAATATGACACTCGTAAAAATGAAGGATATTTTACAAGCAGCCGAAGAGAATAACTATGGTGTCGGTGCTTTTAGCGTTGCGAATATGGAAATGGTTATCGCGGCAATTAGAACGGCAGAGGAGCATCGTTCACCACTCATTTTGCAAATTGCAGAAGTTCGTCTTGGACCTTCCCCGCTTCATTTAATCGGTCCGATGATGATTGAAGCTGCAAAAAAAGCGAGCGTACCGGTTGCGGTCCACTTTGATCATGGTGAAACGGAAGAAAAGATTAAAGAAGCGCTAGAAATTGGGTTTACATCAGTCATGTATGACGGTTCACTTCTTTCGCTTGAAGAAAATATAGTGGAAACGAAAAAGATAGTGAAACTTGCAGAATCCTACGGGGCGACAGTAGAGGCTGAAATTGGCCGAGTAGGTGGAAGTGAAGATGGGACGGTTGATATTGAAATCGCAATTACATCTGTTGAGGAAGCGAAACGATTTGCTACGGAAACGGGAATTGATGCACTTGCGATAGCAATTGGTAATGCCCACGGAGTTTATAAAGGGAAACCGAATTTACGGTTCGACCTACTTGATGAAATTAATCAAGAAGTTGAAATTCCTCTCGTTCTACACGGCGGTTCCGGTATCTCACAAGATGATTTTCGTACTGCTATTGTCCATGGAATCCGTAAAATCAACGTTGCAACATCTACATTTAACAATGTTGTAAAATGTGTTAATGAAGATGCACCTTTCACGGATTACTTTACTTTTCACGAGCGGTTGATTCAAGCTGCTGCTGAAAATGTGAAAGTCCATATGGAAATGTTTCAAAGTACAGGACGCATTTAGGAGGAATATGTATGTATGAAAAATTAGGTGAATTAAAAGAAGGCTACACAAAAATTACGGATATGGAAGATAAACATTCGGATATGCTTCAAGATATTGGGATTTATACATTAGCTGTAGACAAAGTAGAAGTGTTTTCTGACAATAAAAAGGAACAAGCAATTCTTTTACTTGAGGGAGCTGTCCTATTGGAATGGAATGGCCAGTCACAGGAAGTAAAACGGGCATCGGTTTTTGAGGACAATCCGTGGTGTCTACATGTACCTCTTGGAATGGATGTTAAAGTAACTGCACTCGACAAAAGCGAAGTTCTTGTTCAAAAAACAGATAATGAAACATCATTCGAAGCAAAACTGTATACTCCGGAAGATTGCGAAAGTACACAAGCAGGTGAGGGGATGTGGGATGGAACAGCTGAACGTGTAATTCGTACGATTTTCGACTACAATAATGCACCTTATTCTAACTTAGTAATTGGTGAAGTTATTTCGTATCCAGGCCGTTGGTCGAGCTATCCACCTCACCACCACGACCAACCAGAAGTTTATTACTACCGTTTCGACAAACCACAAGGATTCGGTTGTGCGATGGTTGGGCAAGATGCGTATCGACTTGAACATAATAGTTACCTAACGATACCAGGTGATTTAGACCATCCACAGGCAACGGCACCCGGTTATGCAATGTATTTCTGCTGGATGATCCGCCATTTGGAGAATAACCCATGGACGGAGCGAGTTTTTGAGGAAGAACATAAGTGGATGCTTGAGTCAGATGCAAAAATATGGCCTGAAAAATAAATTTGGTAAGCAACAGCGCTGCATATAAGAGCGCTGTTTTTCATCCTTTAATGAAAGCAGGTGAGTGTTTGAAAAAGGAACAAGCAAATCCAATATCTATCAAGGACCATCTTAACTTTATAGCGATGGTTTTCTGTTTTTGGATGGCAATTTATATTTATGCGCCGGTCTTCGGTGTTTATTTGGAAACGATTAACTTCTCGTATTCTACAATTGGTGTTATTTTAGGAAGCTACGGTGTTACACAAGTTCTGTTTCGTTTACCGTTAGGGGTATTGTCAGATCATCTACAAGGAATTCGAAAAAATCTATTGATTATTGGATTTGTAATGGCCCTGCTAAGTAATCTTTTGCTCGTTTATTTCGAGTCATTTTTAGTAGTTATAATCGCACGACTCTTAATTGGAATAACTGCCTCAATGTGGGTAATGGCAACCGTTTTATATTCATATTATTTTACAGCCCAACATTCAGCCAAAGCGATGGGTATTATGCAGTTTGTAACAGTCGCAACTCAATTTTTGGGGATGGCGATCAGTGGATATCTGGTTTATTTGTTCGGTTGGACTTTTCCATTCTGGCTAGGAACAATTGCATCAGCTGGTGGTATTTATTTTTCCTGGAAAATAAAAGATGTTCCTTCGGAGAATGAAAAAGCGAAACCCGAAATTTCTATGAAACAACATATAATAGAAGTGATAAGAATACCAAACTTATTAATCATTACTTTTTTATCGCTCGTTGCCCATGCTATCCTATTCATTACAATTTTTGGTTTTAGTCCAATTATTGCATCGTCAGTTGGGGTGTCAGAGAAATTATTTGTTTGGTTAATTATCGCATTTTTTATTCCACATATTTTGGCTTCTATTAGTTTTATTTTCTTTGAATTACCAGATAGGTTCATTAAAGTTATTATTGTCAGTAGTTTTATCGTAACAGCAGTTTGTTTACTTAGTATCCAAGGAACTGTAACACTTCTAAAACTTAACGTTGCACATGTTGGCATAGGACTAGCGCTAGGTGTTATCTTTCCATTGTTGTTAAGCGAAGTAGTAAAAATTAGCCCTGACTATCTAAAAATGTCTGCAATGGGTTTTTATCAATCTTTTTATGCAATCGGGATTTTGTTAGGTCCGATACTAGCAGGCATTGTCGCAAATTCCTTTGGCTTACTAGAAGTATTTCTATCCACTGGCGTATTGTCACTGATTGTCGGGATCATGTCGATTTTTCTTATTCGGAGCAGACCTTAGATAAAGTTACTCAGTGGCATATGGTACCTCTTAAAAGTCCTCCCAATCCGTACAACCCACCTACAACAAAAAAAGTATCGTTTCTCTCAAATTCAAGAGAAAGGATACTTTGTAAGGGCTTCCGCAACGCATTTCAGGTACCTGTGCAAGAAACTATTCCAAAAATACACTACAATTGCATAATCCAAAAGAAGAACCCCGATTATAAACGCTTTTTCCGGTTTCTTTCGAGTTTTTATTCAAATTCGTGAATTGTCATAATTGCACCTTTCACAGGTACCTTTCTCGATAAAAGAATACTACGAGTCCATCAAATGCAGTGCAAACTCCAAATCCGCTTCCAAATGCTCTTTCATTAATCTACTTGCTAGTTCAGGCTTGTGGTCTGCGATTGCTTGGCAAATTTGATCATGCTCGTCTATTAAAAAAGGTCTTTTGTGCATGACCACGGCTGTACTAAACATGAAAATAATCGATTGCATCCGATCGACTGTGTCAATCATTATTGGGTTATTGCTAGCACGAACAATCAGGTCATGGAAAAGTTTGTTTGCCTCAATGACTTCGTCAGGTGATCCATTCCGCCCGATTTCCACACATTCTCGCAACTTCTTGTGATCCTCTTCTAACATAAATGAAGCAGCCATATAAGCGGCATGGCATTCGATGAGCATACGCATTTGAAACAAATGCCTAAAATCCATTTCCGACGGCTTGATGACCTTTTTTCTTTTGATCAATCCCTCTTGTTCCAACCGCCGAATTGCTTCTCTAATAGGTGTGCGACTAACCCCGATTTCCTCTGCAAGCCTCTCTTCGACCAACTTTGTTCCGCCGGCATATTCTCCACTGAAAATTCGATCACGAATCATTTCATATGCAAGAGTTTGAGCAGTACCTTTTTTATTGTTGACCACGAATGAACCCCTCCAAATTAAATGACATCGATAATTCTATTATACAAAAATAAGTAAAGTAGTGCGTCTATTAAACCGATTGTATCCAAAAACAAATTCACTGTATACAAAACTGAAAACTTATTATATGATACATATAGTTTATGAAAGCGTTTACTCTAGGAGGTAAAGAAATGAATGTAGGATTTATCGGACTTGGAATTATGGGAAAACCAATGGTCCTTAATTTATTGAAGAATGGTTATGAAGTAAAAGCATTTGATTTAAATGAGCAAGCACGTAAAGAGGTTGTTGAGGCAGGCGGAAAAGAAGCCAATAACCTACTGGAAGCAACAAATGAAAGCAATGTCATAATTACCATGCTTCCGAATGCGGCTATTGTGAAGCAGGTGTTGTTGGGTGAAAACGGCGTGTATGAATCAATTCAAGAAGGTGCAGTAGTGATTGACATGAGTTCAATTTCACCGGTAGATTCCCAGTATATCGCTGGAAAGTTTGCTGAGAAAGGCGTTGCATTTTTGGATGCGCCTGTAAGTGGCGGTGAGCCGAAAGCTATTGACGGAACGATGTCAATTATGGTTGGCGGGGAAGAAGACGCTCTTACTAAAGTATTGCCTGTTCTCAAAGCAATGGGAGAAGAAGTAACTTACGTCGGTGGAAGCGGTAGTGGAACGACAACTAAACTAGCAAATCAAATTCTTGTGAATGTCACGATTGCTGCCATGTCTGAAGCTGTTGTACTCGCATCAAAAGCGGGAATTGATGTGGAAAAGATGTATCAAGCAATTAGAGGAGGACTTGCAGGAAGTGCGGTTCTCGATGCGAAGATGCCTCTTGTTCTTGAACGTAATTTCGTTGCGGGCGGCAGAATTGATATTAACCTGAAAGATTTAACGAATGTACTCGAAGCGGGTCATGCAATTGGCGTACCAATGCCACTTACATCGAATGTAGTGGAGATGTTCCATGCGCTTAAGGTAGATGGAAAAGCAGCAGATGATCACGGCGGGCTTGTTCAATATTATGAGAAACTAGCTAACTTTAAAATACCGGTAGGTGGAAAAGAAATTGAATAACGTGCAGAAACGAGTAAATAATCTTCCATCGTATGGTCCCGAGTTAGACATAATGTGGAACAAGGAACGTGAATCATTTTCAACGAAAATCATTGTTTTAGATGACGATCCTACTGGTGTGCAAACGGTACACGGTATACCGGTATTTACGGATTGGAATATAGAAACGATTGAAGAGGTTTTTAAAGAGGAGCGGCAACTAGTTTTCATCTTAACGAATTCACGTGCATTTTCTGTTTTGGAAACAACACAGGTGCATACAGACATAGCACAACGTATTGCGCAAGTTTCGGAACGCCTGGGTCAACCTTATTTACTTGTGAGTAGAGGGGACTCCACTTTACGCGGACATTATCCTTTGGAAACAGAAATTCTAAAAGAAACCATCGAAAAGCAAAGTACACTTCGCTTCGATGGAGAAATTCTATTGCCGTTCTTTAAAGAAGGTGGAAGAGAAACAATCGACGATGTACATTACGTAAAACAAGGGGATAAATATATTCCGGCGGGTGAAACAGAGTTTGCTAAAGATCGAATGTTTGGTTTTTCAAATAGCAATCTACGAGATTGGATTGAAGAAAAAACAAATGGTGTATTCAAACGAGCGTCTGTACAGTCAATTACGTTAGATGAGTTACGTGCACTCGACATCGATGCAATCGTCGAAAAGTTGATGCACCTTAAGAACTTTGAAAAACTTATCGTGAATGCGGTTACGGAGGAAGACGTTAAAGCATTTTCAATTGCATTATTGCGTGCAATAAAATCAGGGAAAATTTATTTATATAGAACAGCCGCTTCGTTTACAAAAGTTATTGGCGATATTTCTTCTAAACCGTATTTAGAGGCGAAAGATTTATTGCATGAAGATAGCCCGTATGGTGGGCTTGTCGTTATCGGATCACATGTTCAAAAATCTACAGATCAGCTGAATCGCTTGAAAGAAAAAGAGTCACTCCATTTTATTGAGTTTGCTTGCAACCTTGTTGTCGAAAACAATCTATTTAATGAAGAAATTAAACGTGTCCAACATGAAGTTAATGCAAAAATTTCAGAAGGAACGACGGTTGTTGTTTACACTTCAAGAGAACGCCTTGATTTGGGTGAAGGTCGCGGGGAAGAAGAGCTTGCATTATCTGTGAAAATTTCAAATGCAGTCACGCAGTTTGTTAATCAGTGTCATCCACAACCGCGTTTCGTTATTGCCAAAGGCGGCATTACGTCAAGTGATGTCGGAACAATTGGGCTTAAGGTAAAAAAGGCCGAAGTACTAGGACAGATTGCGCCGGGAGTTCCAGTTTGGAAAACAGGGGAAGAAAGTGTCTTTCCGGAAATCCCGTATGTAATCTTCCCAGGGAATGTAGGAGAAGTAGATACACTAAAGGAAGTCGTAGAA
This genomic window from Sporosarcina sp. Marseille-Q4063 contains:
- a CDS encoding GntR family transcriptional regulator, whose amino-acid sequence is MIRDRIFSGEYAGGTKLVEERLAEEIGVSRTPIREAIRRLEQEGLIKRKKVIKPSEMDFRHLFQMRMLIECHAAYMAASFMLEEDHKKLRECVEIGRNGSPDEVIEANKLFHDLIVRASNNPIMIDTVDRMQSIIFMFSTAVVMHKRPFLIDEHDQICQAIADHKPELASRLMKEHLEADLEFALHLMDS
- the garR gene encoding 2-hydroxy-3-oxopropionate reductase; this translates as MNVGFIGLGIMGKPMVLNLLKNGYEVKAFDLNEQARKEVVEAGGKEANNLLEATNESNVIITMLPNAAIVKQVLLGENGVYESIQEGAVVIDMSSISPVDSQYIAGKFAEKGVAFLDAPVSGGEPKAIDGTMSIMVGGEEDALTKVLPVLKAMGEEVTYVGGSGSGTTTKLANQILVNVTIAAMSEAVVLASKAGIDVEKMYQAIRGGLAGSAVLDAKMPLVLERNFVAGGRIDINLKDLTNVLEAGHAIGVPMPLTSNVVEMFHALKVDGKAADDHGGLVQYYEKLANFKIPVGGKEIE
- a CDS encoding four-carbon acid sugar kinase family protein, yielding MQKRVNNLPSYGPELDIMWNKERESFSTKIIVLDDDPTGVQTVHGIPVFTDWNIETIEEVFKEERQLVFILTNSRAFSVLETTQVHTDIAQRIAQVSERLGQPYLLVSRGDSTLRGHYPLETEILKETIEKQSTLRFDGEILLPFFKEGGRETIDDVHYVKQGDKYIPAGETEFAKDRMFGFSNSNLRDWIEEKTNGVFKRASVQSITLDELRALDIDAIVEKLMHLKNFEKLIVNAVTEEDVKAFSIALLRAIKSGKIYLYRTAASFTKVIGDISSKPYLEAKDLLHEDSPYGGLVVIGSHVQKSTDQLNRLKEKESLHFIEFACNLVVENNLFNEEIKRVQHEVNAKISEGTTVVVYTSRERLDLGEGRGEEELALSVKISNAVTQFVNQCHPQPRFVIAKGGITSSDVGTIGLKVKKAEVLGQIAPGVPVWKTGEESVFPEIPYVIFPGNVGEVDTLKEVVEKLQ